The following proteins are co-located in the Polymorphospora rubra genome:
- a CDS encoding EXLDI protein, translating to MPNKTIYVSDDDLPLFQRAQEIAGGKLSTAIAAALRRYVEVEEGRQQGYEEVIVRVGPGLGRKQRFSGTLLAEMEQTGNERDETYRVYRTRTEKFVVHHERSEAHVSNGPNAERYRTGWRAWVGDWSANQSWTRIPADSTLRVADDLDALREIIPHELYELVLDAVSHPTVEDLDI from the coding sequence ATGCCTAACAAGACGATCTACGTGTCCGACGACGACCTGCCGCTGTTCCAGCGTGCCCAGGAGATCGCCGGCGGCAAACTGTCCACGGCCATCGCCGCAGCGCTACGCCGCTACGTCGAGGTCGAGGAGGGGCGGCAGCAAGGCTACGAGGAGGTCATCGTCCGTGTCGGCCCCGGACTCGGCCGCAAACAACGCTTCTCCGGCACACTCCTGGCCGAGATGGAACAGACTGGCAACGAGCGCGACGAGACTTACCGCGTCTACCGCACCCGCACCGAGAAGTTCGTCGTCCATCACGAACGCTCCGAGGCCCACGTCAGCAACGGGCCGAACGCGGAGAGATACCGCACCGGCTGGCGCGCGTGGGTCGGCGACTGGAGCGCCAACCAGTCCTGGACGCGCATTCCGGCCGACTCGACCCTGCGCGTCGCCGACGACCTCGACGCCCTGCGCGAGATCATCCCGCACGAGCTGTACGAACTGGTGCTCGACGCGGTCAGCCACCCCACCGTCGAGGACCTGGACATCTAA
- a CDS encoding MerR family transcriptional regulator: MDGMRGQGDRMTIGAFARATDVTTSALRFYDDCGLVRPDAVDPVTGYRYYSPDQIDEVVLIRQLRQAGLPLEDVRRLLTGPVEIAEELLTAHLRTLERAVEVARANATTALTLIRDRTSDLSVPGHTLAEAIGQVAPAAGTDPAIRILGGVLIEATAGELRLVATDRYRLAARSISTRGRRRAPAAAVVAATQLNRVRQWIGDQESVRLRFADPHLRLDAPGGERLLPTIDGTFPSYRVVLDDLPETLTRIVAPREALVTALGGDPRASLDLLVGDDLTVRPSVHDTTVTVPADITGPPVAVSFRFTTLHPALSASVGPDVMLQISRPDKPVVVRSADDGDFTTLVMPVRATTPPAPRGEPWTSRPRPRPTRP, translated from the coding sequence ATGGACGGCATGAGGGGACAGGGCGACCGGATGACGATCGGGGCGTTCGCCCGGGCCACCGACGTCACCACCAGCGCCCTGCGGTTCTACGACGACTGCGGCCTCGTCCGCCCCGACGCCGTCGACCCGGTCACCGGATACCGGTACTACTCACCGGACCAGATCGACGAGGTCGTCCTGATCCGCCAACTACGCCAGGCGGGACTACCGCTGGAAGACGTACGCCGACTGCTGACCGGCCCGGTGGAGATCGCCGAGGAACTGCTGACAGCCCACCTGCGTACGTTGGAACGCGCCGTCGAGGTCGCCCGCGCCAACGCCACCACCGCCCTGACCCTGATCCGGGACCGCACCAGCGACCTCTCCGTTCCCGGCCACACGCTGGCCGAGGCGATCGGACAGGTCGCCCCGGCCGCCGGCACCGACCCCGCGATCCGGATCCTCGGCGGAGTCCTGATCGAGGCGACGGCCGGCGAGCTCCGCCTGGTGGCGACCGACCGCTACCGGCTGGCGGCCCGGTCGATCTCCACCAGGGGCCGGCGCCGGGCGCCCGCGGCCGCCGTCGTCGCGGCCACCCAACTGAACCGGGTACGGCAGTGGATCGGAGACCAGGAGAGCGTACGGCTACGGTTCGCCGATCCCCACCTGCGGCTCGACGCGCCCGGCGGCGAACGGCTGCTGCCGACGATCGACGGAACGTTCCCCTCCTACCGGGTCGTCCTCGACGACCTACCCGAAACCCTGACCCGGATTGTCGCTCCTCGGGAAGCGCTCGTGACCGCCCTCGGCGGCGATCCGCGGGCAAGCCTCGATCTCCTCGTGGGCGACGACCTGACGGTCCGGCCGTCCGTCCACGACACGACGGTCACCGTCCCCGCCGACATCACCGGCCCACCGGTAGCGGTCAGCTTCCGGTTCACCACGCTGCACCCGGCCCTGTCGGCCAGCGTCGGCCCCGACGTGATGCTGCAGATCAGCCGACCCGACAAGCCCGTCGTCGTCCGCTCCGCCGACGACGGCGACTTCACCACCCTGGTCATGCCCGTCAGGGCGACCACCCCGCCCGCACCCCGAGGAGAACCGTGGACCAGCCGGCCCAGACCACGCCCGACGAGACCATGA
- the bla gene encoding class A beta-lactamase: MGEVRTAGAKVATLAAAVVLLTTACAGPEPATTPGSTATPGPDTATTAAGPTAPATDPAFADLEAAYDARLGVYAVDTGTGRTVTWRADERFAYASTFKALAAAAVLAATTPAQLDATVRYDRADLVAHSPVTQRHVDTGMTLRALCDAAVRHSDNTAGNLLLGHLGGPAGFERALRGIGDDTTSVDRWETDLNQATPGDDRDTSTPRALAAGLRAYAVDDALTADDRDVLNGWLAGNTTGDELVRAGVPDGWTVGDKTGAGGYGTRNDIAVVRPPGRAPVVLAVLSSRDHRDATYDNALVAQATRIIVGHF; this comes from the coding sequence ATGGGAGAAGTCCGAACCGCCGGCGCGAAGGTCGCCACGCTCGCCGCGGCGGTCGTCCTGCTGACCACCGCCTGCGCCGGCCCCGAACCCGCGACCACCCCGGGCTCCACCGCCACCCCCGGACCCGACACCGCCACGACCGCCGCCGGCCCGACAGCGCCGGCGACCGACCCGGCGTTCGCCGACCTCGAAGCCGCGTACGACGCCCGGCTCGGCGTCTACGCCGTCGACACCGGTACCGGACGCACCGTGACGTGGCGGGCCGACGAACGGTTCGCGTACGCGTCGACGTTCAAGGCACTCGCCGCCGCGGCCGTCCTCGCCGCGACCACGCCCGCGCAACTCGACGCGACCGTCCGCTACGACCGCGCCGACCTCGTCGCCCACTCACCGGTCACGCAGCGGCACGTCGACACCGGCATGACCCTGCGCGCCCTGTGCGACGCCGCCGTCCGCCACAGCGACAACACCGCCGGGAACCTGCTGCTGGGCCACCTCGGCGGCCCGGCCGGCTTCGAACGGGCGCTGCGCGGCATCGGTGACGACACCACCAGCGTCGACCGGTGGGAAACCGACCTCAACCAGGCCACGCCCGGCGACGACCGGGACACCAGCACCCCGCGCGCCCTGGCCGCCGGCCTGCGCGCGTACGCCGTCGACGACGCCCTGACCGCCGACGACCGCGACGTCCTCAACGGCTGGCTGGCCGGCAACACCACCGGCGACGAACTCGTGCGTGCCGGCGTACCCGACGGCTGGACCGTCGGCGACAAGACCGGCGCCGGCGGCTACGGCACCCGCAACGACATCGCCGTCGTCCGGCCACCCGGCCGCGCACCCGTCGTACTCGCCGTCCTGTCCAGCCGCGACCACCGCGACGCCACGTACGACAACGCGCTGGTCGCGCAGGCGACCAGGATCATCGTCGGGCATTTTTAG
- a CDS encoding SWIM zinc finger family protein, whose amino-acid sequence MSDDRVRGFPAFGRGGRRVRQFAASWWGRAWVRAMEETALDGEQLRKGRRYAYTGHVGSITVSPGRLAAPVYGDDGATYTTVVYVERLADAGWERLADEVAGNAGYLAALLDGEVPHDLVAAADDAGVRLLPDLGDLQPECDCADFEFPCRHAAALCYQASWLLDADPFVLLLLRGRGRGELLAGLRRRGAARTPAVPQPVAPAGVDAVAAYATGVPPLPPPPPAVAAVGPAGLPVFAPAAGVDPRVLREAVAVAAGRAAALAARPAGGR is encoded by the coding sequence GTGAGCGACGACCGGGTGCGCGGCTTTCCGGCGTTCGGCCGCGGCGGCCGCCGGGTGCGGCAGTTCGCGGCGTCGTGGTGGGGGCGGGCGTGGGTACGCGCCATGGAGGAGACCGCCCTGGACGGCGAGCAACTGCGCAAGGGCCGCCGGTACGCGTACACCGGACACGTCGGGTCGATCACGGTCTCCCCCGGCCGGCTGGCCGCACCCGTGTACGGCGACGACGGGGCCACGTACACGACCGTGGTGTACGTGGAGCGGCTCGCCGACGCCGGCTGGGAGCGGCTGGCCGACGAGGTGGCCGGCAACGCCGGCTATCTGGCGGCGCTGCTCGACGGTGAGGTGCCGCACGACCTGGTCGCGGCCGCCGACGACGCCGGGGTGCGGCTGCTGCCGGATCTGGGTGACCTGCAGCCGGAGTGCGACTGCGCCGACTTCGAGTTCCCGTGCCGGCACGCGGCGGCGCTGTGTTACCAGGCGTCGTGGCTGCTGGACGCGGATCCGTTCGTCCTGCTGCTGTTGCGGGGCCGGGGACGCGGCGAGCTGCTGGCGGGGTTACGGCGGCGCGGCGCGGCCCGGACGCCGGCGGTGCCGCAGCCGGTCGCGCCGGCCGGGGTGGACGCGGTGGCGGCGTACGCCACCGGGGTGCCGCCGTTGCCGCCACCGCCGCCGGCGGTGGCCGCGGTCGGGCCGGCCGGGCTGCCGGTGTTCGCGCCGGCGGCCGGCGTCGATCCGCGGGTCCTGCGTGAAGCGGTCGCGGTCGCGGCCGGCCGGGCCGCGGCACTGGCCGCGCGGCCGGCGGGTGGCCGCTAA
- a CDS encoding DEAD/DEAH box helicase, with the protein MWQRCAVAFEPADPPRAGRLAFWAPDGGPLPDDGPDDGSVGELTVAVPDGDGVAVSTVTARRLPVGAALPLLAGAGSHAHPAAAFWASAAGVALHLVARGRLLPGVSPAGFDAWRVGPLDADDVGRIGALGAAMPAWARAVPLPSDGGGVRLPDAYPLLRAFLDAVADDLPRGRDADGTAYAGRAPLRVDGLRDWAAELAAGVDAGVRVSLRLEIPGGDPAAGPWQAVVQVHGLAAPGLVADVAPVWAGSAAGFDARAPQDVVLAVRRAARVWEPLRRLLSGPVPDRMVLGDDEVADLVDGAAGRLAAAGVAVHWPREVDRDVSVRALVGAADAGPGGAGGGRVFGAGALLSFDWQVALGGEPLTAAELEVLASARRPVVRLRDRWVLAAPEVVARARQRSLPAVTAVDGLAAVLSGATVVDGEPVEVVADGWLTRLRDRLATPGDDRSHADVGVPAGLAATLRDYQVRGLRWLVRMTSLGLGACLADDMGLGKTVTLIALHLHRQADPATAGPTLVVCPASLLGNWEREVRRFAPGVAVSRFHGPDRSLPAVAGGFVLTTYATMRLDAQRLAGGGWALVVADEAQHVKNPDSRSARALRLVADVAPARVALTGTPVENNLDELWAILDWTTPGLLGGRTTFRRRWADPVQSGDEAAGRRLARLVGPFLLRRRKSDPDVVPELPAKTQTDQPVALTVEQTALYEAVVREALARLPGTAGMARRGAVVSLLTALKQICNHPAQYLREDEPVLAGRSGKLELLDELVDAIVAGGGAVLVFSQYVAMGRLLRRHLRARGYGCELLHGGTSLPRRQEMVDRFQAGAVPVFVLSLKAAGTGLNLTRADHVVHFDRWWNPAVEDQATDRAYRIGQIRPVQVHRLVAEGTVEDRIAAMLSAKRELADTVLHSGAAALTELSDAELAELVVLR; encoded by the coding sequence ATGTGGCAGCGGTGTGCGGTGGCCTTCGAGCCGGCCGATCCACCCCGGGCCGGCCGGCTGGCGTTCTGGGCACCCGACGGCGGACCGCTCCCCGACGACGGACCGGACGACGGCAGCGTCGGTGAGCTGACCGTGGCGGTCCCGGACGGCGACGGTGTCGCGGTGTCGACGGTCACCGCCCGGCGGCTACCGGTTGGCGCGGCGCTGCCGCTACTGGCCGGGGCGGGATCGCACGCGCATCCGGCGGCCGCGTTCTGGGCGTCGGCCGCCGGCGTGGCACTGCACCTGGTGGCGCGGGGCCGGCTGCTGCCCGGGGTCTCCCCCGCCGGGTTCGACGCGTGGCGGGTCGGCCCGCTCGACGCCGACGACGTCGGCCGGATCGGTGCCCTGGGTGCGGCGATGCCGGCCTGGGCACGTGCCGTACCGCTGCCGTCGGACGGCGGCGGGGTCCGGCTGCCGGACGCGTATCCGCTGCTGCGGGCGTTCCTGGACGCGGTCGCCGACGACCTGCCGCGCGGCCGGGACGCGGACGGGACCGCGTACGCCGGCCGGGCGCCGCTGCGCGTCGACGGGCTGCGGGACTGGGCCGCCGAACTGGCCGCCGGTGTCGACGCCGGGGTACGGGTGTCGCTGCGGCTGGAGATCCCCGGCGGTGACCCGGCCGCCGGCCCGTGGCAGGCGGTGGTGCAGGTGCACGGGCTCGCCGCCCCGGGGCTGGTCGCCGACGTGGCGCCGGTGTGGGCGGGGTCGGCGGCCGGGTTCGACGCGCGGGCGCCGCAGGACGTGGTGCTCGCGGTACGGCGGGCGGCGCGGGTGTGGGAGCCGCTGCGACGGCTGCTGTCCGGGCCGGTCCCGGACCGGATGGTGCTCGGTGACGACGAGGTCGCCGACCTGGTCGACGGTGCGGCGGGGCGGCTGGCGGCGGCCGGGGTGGCGGTGCACTGGCCCCGGGAGGTGGACCGGGACGTGTCGGTGCGGGCCCTGGTCGGCGCGGCCGACGCCGGACCCGGCGGCGCCGGAGGCGGTCGGGTGTTCGGCGCTGGCGCGCTGCTGTCGTTCGACTGGCAGGTGGCGTTGGGCGGCGAGCCGTTGACGGCGGCCGAACTGGAGGTGCTGGCGTCGGCGCGGCGGCCGGTGGTGCGGCTGCGGGACCGGTGGGTGCTGGCCGCCCCGGAGGTGGTGGCCCGGGCCCGGCAGCGGTCGCTGCCGGCGGTGACCGCGGTGGACGGGCTGGCGGCGGTCCTGTCGGGGGCGACGGTCGTCGACGGGGAGCCGGTGGAGGTGGTCGCGGACGGCTGGTTGACGCGGCTGCGGGACCGGCTCGCCACCCCGGGCGACGACCGGTCGCACGCCGACGTCGGGGTACCGGCCGGGTTGGCGGCGACGTTGCGCGACTACCAGGTGCGTGGGCTGCGGTGGCTGGTCCGGATGACGTCGCTGGGGTTGGGGGCGTGTCTGGCCGACGACATGGGGCTGGGCAAGACGGTCACGCTGATCGCCCTGCACCTGCACCGGCAGGCCGATCCGGCGACGGCGGGACCGACCCTGGTGGTGTGTCCGGCGTCGCTGCTCGGCAACTGGGAGCGGGAGGTGCGCCGGTTCGCGCCGGGGGTCGCGGTGTCGCGGTTCCACGGCCCGGACCGGTCCCTTCCCGCGGTCGCCGGCGGGTTCGTCCTGACGACGTACGCGACGATGCGGCTGGACGCGCAGCGGCTGGCCGGTGGCGGGTGGGCGCTGGTCGTCGCCGACGAGGCGCAGCACGTGAAGAATCCGGATTCCCGCTCGGCGCGGGCGTTGCGGCTGGTCGCCGACGTCGCACCGGCCCGGGTCGCGTTGACGGGCACGCCGGTGGAGAACAACCTCGACGAGTTGTGGGCGATCCTGGACTGGACCACGCCGGGGCTGCTGGGCGGCCGTACGACGTTCCGGCGGCGGTGGGCCGATCCGGTCCAGTCCGGTGACGAGGCGGCGGGGCGGCGGCTCGCGCGGCTGGTCGGCCCGTTCCTGCTCCGGCGGCGCAAGTCGGACCCGGACGTGGTGCCGGAGCTGCCGGCGAAGACGCAGACCGACCAGCCGGTGGCGTTGACGGTGGAGCAGACCGCGTTGTACGAGGCGGTGGTCCGCGAGGCGTTGGCGCGGCTGCCGGGTACGGCCGGAATGGCCCGCCGCGGTGCGGTGGTGTCGCTGCTGACGGCGTTGAAGCAGATCTGCAACCATCCGGCGCAGTACCTGAGGGAGGACGAGCCGGTCCTCGCCGGCCGGTCGGGGAAACTGGAGCTGCTCGACGAGCTGGTCGACGCGATCGTGGCCGGCGGCGGCGCGGTCCTGGTCTTCAGCCAGTACGTGGCGATGGGCCGGCTGCTGCGCCGGCATCTGCGGGCCCGCGGGTACGGGTGCGAGCTGCTGCACGGCGGCACGTCGCTGCCGCGCCGGCAGGAGATGGTGGACCGGTTCCAGGCCGGTGCGGTGCCGGTGTTCGTGTTGTCGTTGAAGGCGGCCGGGACGGGGTTGAACCTGACCAGGGCCGATCATGTGGTCCACTTCGACCGGTGGTGGAATCCGGCGGTCGAGGACCAGGCGACCGACCGCGCGTACCGGATCGGGCAGATCCGGCCGGTGCAGGTGCACCGGCTGGTGGCCGAGGGCACGGTCGAGGACCGGATCGCGGCGATGCTGTCCGCGAAGCGGGAGCTCGCCGACACGGTCCTGCACTCCGGTGCGGCGGCGTTGACCGAACTGTCCGACGCCGAACTGGCCGAACTGGTGGTGCTGCGGTGA